A genomic window from Solea senegalensis isolate Sse05_10M unplaced genomic scaffold, IFAPA_SoseM_1 scf7180000013955, whole genome shotgun sequence includes:
- the camsap3 gene encoding calmodulin-regulated spectrin-associated protein 3 isoform X2, whose product MVDSPTMRKTFVVPDAKPLDLYDCTKAKICASVGWLLAKSYGTAENVPAELRDPFYCDQYEQEHLKPPVTRLLQSSELYCRTYSLLRRGTEAESEPKDNVSLLELLTKKCLLKDKDTLVTDADLRHKPIKMSAHLVVIDALMAVGAMETVTAVKTCGSAELLGRSTRWEEALLHWVNELNQKLRELTEGSQNDSSQATEPQPLQPSLRYRKDKIQSKQKAIFPLVNEVKDLSSGCAVAAVIHYYCPGLLRLEDVCMKDSISVADSLYNLQFIREFCDSCLKCCCHMTLEDMLYTPQELELNWLSFLAELLSWFELQRPDFVQPVDTLDGSAPVTPSGNSSSPSIFKKPFLPISSPALGSLTQSTSMSHIEGVGKTWSKKSLSRPLSAVSFSIPFGLDSDVDIVMGNPVITRSVSSDQLNPAAQNITRVPYTPPEDISNLLNKPLGPNGPQRASWATQTPNIPRLEDQNSLLGNETGELPTIEEALQIIHNENKMEPRLHPDGAPDGFYLHSPDDPASSRHTNNLAPISSSAPTHSGMMHRPTGEPRQPTRTRNTSECSRDDDSVLRDGSVDSDASEDMPKAQSTPATPAASAYSVRSHGKEESDSGVKLTSFAERKKKQIMDSPKAKEPSSLQVTTWAKKSEESPSKSPQLNNEMSELGTRLEEKRKAIEAQKKRIEAIFAKHRQRLGKSAFLQLKKEQDEGEGEGGNGKDSTSSTEEDLSRLTLEERLARMEAEVQQDQDEQHPSVKDEGHVKGGLLLNKQFSYSKEKTGTPGDKDSGTPEKTVAPLGDYNNAVSKLTAALSSLQSDMQRLTEQQNHLIKKKPTSSNNKSWVITPSPKTSTPAPPRMSRESNRNLNSASSSPSPSRRITNYSTPPKSPQVHRRTQSVPPKSPKHHQNSRPPDIRVTTLSRVLTPPQNVDRIPHLRRVNPRQSQVQTSSSFSIGDSGSLDDLRSPGPTPTPTPTLTPIPTPTPTPHPIVDDSLSEVGSIDDQSIFSMDLETASLLSHATKRDGVAGGGCSSGAPSECSFESDAPAGMLNGKRSSLIEISLSALEDGQDDDHLPDSFLDSMSDKTEPELKGGLGFFFKDDKERPEDEMAQRRAALLEKQQKRADEMKRRKLEQEKAKESNKPQWMTIEGWGNKSEDRPQTPGTPPTSSTPPVEGTPHRRGDFTRQEYERRQQLKIMEDLDKVLRQKPTTVRGVKKQRPKTVFRDDSGLSHSPAKGFMGTKLNKVYSHSSMNLSSMANDSGGLSVRKSPSRSHSPSRQRSPGRSIALNGEKDWENGSTISSPASIPEYTGPKLYKEPSFKSNKFIIHNAITRCCLAGKVNEPQKNKIVEEMEKCAANHFLILFRDASCQFRAVYTMNLETEEMERLTGIGPRIISPEMVESIYKYSSDRKQFTAIPSKTMSMSVDAFTIPGHFWQKRPGTPKKLGTPK is encoded by the exons ATGGTGGACTCTCCTACCATGAGGAAGACTTTTGTGGTCCCAGATGCAAAGCCATTGGACTTGTACGACTGTACTAAAGCAAAAATTTGCGCAAGTGTCGGGTGGCTGTTGGCAAAGTCTTACGGCACTGCAG AGAATGTCCCTGCAGAGCTGCGTGATCCTTTCTACTGTGACCAGTACGAGCAGGAGCATCTTAAACCACCAGTCACGCGCCTTCTGCAGTCCTCCGAACTCTACTGCCGCACCTACAGCCTATTACGGAGGGGCACCGAAGCCGAGTCAGAGCCTAAAGACAATGTTTCCCTGCTGGAGCTCCTCACTAAGAAATGCTTACTGAAAGACAAGGACACACTAGTGACTGATGCAGACCTCCGCCATAAACCCATCAAAATG AGTGCTCACCTTGTGGTGATAGATGCCCTGATGGCAGTGGGCGCCATGGAGACGGTGACTGCGGTGAAGACGTGTGGTTCTGCTGAGCTGCTGGGTAGATCTACCAGATGGGAGGAGGCTCTGCTTCATTGGGTTAACGAG TTAAATCAGAAACTCCGAGAACTTACTGAAGGATCCCAGAATGACTCATCTCAGGCTACAGAACCTCAACCTCTTCAGCCCTCT CTCCGCTACAGGAAGGATAAAATTCAGTCCAAACAAAAGGCCATCTTTCCCTTGGTGAATGAAGTTAAGGACTTGTCCAGTGgatgtgctgttgctgctgtcatTCATTACTATTGCCCTGGCCTATTAAGACTTGAAG ATGTTTGTATGAAGGATTCCATATCTGTAGCAGACAGCCTGTACAACCTGCAGTTTATCCGTGAATTCTGTGACAGCTGTTTAAAATGCtgctgtcacatgacactggAAGACATGCTATACACTCCACAGGAGCTTGAG ctCAACTGGCTGAGCTTCCTTGCAGAACTGCTTAGCTGGTTTGAATTGCAAAGACCGGACTTTGTTCAGCCAGTAGACACATTAG atGGATCTGCACCAGTAACACCAAGTGGCAACAG TTCCTCCCcctctatcttcaagaagcctTTCCTCCCCATCTCATCCCCTGCATTAG GATCTTTGACTCAGTCTACCTCAATGTCTCATATAGAAGGAGTTGGAAAGACGTGGAGCAAAAAATCACTCAG CCGCCCCTTGTCAGCAGTTTCCTTCAGCATTCCCTTTGGCCTGGACAGTGATGTAGACATTGTAATGGGCAACCCTGTAATAACACGCTCTGTGAGCTCAGACCAACTCAACCCAGCAGCCCAAAACATAACCCGGGTTCCCTATACCCCTCCTGAAGACATCAGCAATTTGCTTAACAAGCCCTTGGGCCCCAATGGCCCACAGCGAGCCTCCTGGGCCACCCAGACTCCCAATATTCCAAGGTTGGAAGATCAGAATAGCCTTTTAGGGAATGAAACAGGAGAGCTTCCTACCATTGAAGAGGCTCTACAAATTATCCACAACGAGAACAAGATGGAGCCTCGCTTACACCCAGATGGTGCTCCTGATGGCTTCTACCTCCACTCTCCTGATGACCCAGCTAGTTCAAGGCATACTAATAACTTAGCACCCATCAGCAGCTCTGCCCCAACACACTCAGGAATGATGCACCGGCCTACAGGAGAACCCAGGCAGCCCACTCGCACAAGGAACACTTCTGAATGTTCACGAGATGATGATTCAGTCTTGAGAGATGGCAGTGTGGACTCGGATGCATCAGAGGACATGCCTAAGGCACAGTCCACTCCAGCCACACCAGCTGCAAGTGCTTACTCTGTTAGGAGCCATGGCAAAGAGGAGTCTGACAGTGGTGTAAAGTTGACCAGCTTTGCAGAGCGCAAAAAGAAGCAGATTATGGATTCTCCCAAAGCCAAGGAGCCTTCCTCTCTTCAGGTAACTACGTGGGCAAAAAAGTCTGAGGAAAGTCCAAGCAAGAGCCCACAACTCAATAATGAGATGTCTGAGCTGGGAACACGACTTGAAGAAAAGCGCAAAGCTATCGAGGCCCAGAAGAAACGCATTGAGGCCATTTTTGCCAAGCACCGGCAAAGACTTGGTAAGAGTGCATTTCTGCAGTTAAAGAAGGAACAGGATGAAGGTGAAGGGGAAGGAGGGAATGGCAAGGACAGCACCTCATCCACAGAAGAAGACCTCTCTCGCTTAACACTGGAAGAACGACTAGCTCGCATGGAGGCAGAAGTCCAGCAGGACCAAGATGAACAGCACCCTTCAGTGAAGGATGAGGGTCATGTCAAAGGGGGACTCCTGCTCAACAAACAGTTCAGTTACTCTAAAGAAAAGACGGGTACACCAGGAGATAAGGACTCTGGCACTCCTGAGAAAACAGTTGCTCCGCTAGGAGACTATAACAATGCTGTATCGAAGCTTACTGCTGCTCTTAGCTCCCTACAAAGTGACATGCAGCGGCTGACTGAACAGCAGAACCACCTAATCAAGAAAAAACCCACATCCTCCAACAACAAATCCTGGGTTATTACACCCAGCCCAAAAACCTCCACCCCAGCCCCTCCACGCATGTCTCGAGAATCTAACCGAAATTTAAATTCAGCCTCCTCCTCGCCGTCTCCATCACGCAGAATCACAAACTACAGCACTCCTCCTAAATCACCTCAAGTCCATCGTAGAACCCAATCTGTGCCCCCTAAAAGCCCCAAACACCACCAAAACAGTCGCCCCCCAGACATAAGGGTCACAACCCTGTCGAGGGTTCTCACCCCACCTCAAAATGTGGACCGCATCCCTCACCTTCGTCGAGTAAATCCGCGCCAGTCCCAAGTCCAGACTTCATCTTCATTCTCCATTGGTGACTCTGGCAGCCTAGATGATCTGCGCTCACCTGGGCCAACTCCCACTCCCACACCAACACTTACCCCTATACCAACCCCTACCCCAACTCCACATCCGATCGTAGATGACTCCCTATCAGAGGTAGGCTCCATTGATGACCAAAGCATATTTAGCATGGACCTGGAGACTGCTTCTTTGCTTAGTCATGCAACCAAGAGGGACGGAGTTGCAGGTGGGGGCTGCAGCTCTGGTGCCCCATCAGAGTGCTCCTTTGAGAGTGATGCTCCTGCAGGAATGTTGAATGGCAAGCGCAGTAGCCTGATTGAGATCTCACTTTCTGCCCTGGAAGATGGGCAGGATGATGACCACTTACCTGATTCCTTCCTTGACTCAATGAGTGACAAGACAGAGCCAGAGTTGAAAGGAGGGCTTGGTTTCTTTTTCAAG GATGACAAGGAGCGACCAGAGGATGAGATGGCCCAGCGAAGAGCAGCTTTGCTGGAGAAACAACAGAAGAGAGCAGATGAGATGAAAAGGCGTAAACTTGAGcaagaaaaagcaaaagaatCAAA CAAGCCCCAGTGGATGACGATTGAGGGCTGGGGTAACAAGAGTGAGGACAGACCTCAGACCCCAGGCACCCCCCCAACATCAAGCACCCCACCAGTAGAAGGGACTCCCCACCGCAGAGGAGATTTCACAAGGCAGGAGTATGAAAGGAGACAACAGCTGAAGATCATGGAAGACTTAGACAAGGTGCTGAGGCAGAAACCCACTACAGTTCGTGGTGTCAAGAAGCAGAGACCCAAGACTGTGTTCAGGGATGACTCTGGGCTCTCTCATAGCCCTGCAAAGGGTTTCATGG GCACCAAGCTGAACAAAGTGTACTCCCACTCATCCATGAACCTGTCCTCCATGGCTAATGACTCTGGAGGTCTATCTGTTAGGAAGTCTCCCAG CCGTTCGCACTCTCCTTCTCGGCAAAGATCACCAGGTCGATCGATTGCTCTGAATGGAGAGAAGGACTGGGAGAATGGCTCCACTATTTCTTCCCCAGCCTCAATCCCAGAATACACAG GACCAAAGCTGTACAAGGAACCAAGCTTTAAGTCCAACAAGTTCATCATTCATAATGCTATCACTCGTTGCTGCCTGGCTGGCAAGGTCAATGaaccacagaaaaacaagattgTAGAG gAAATGGAGAAGTGTGCTGCCAATCATTTTCTCATCCTCTTCAGAGATGCCAGCTGCCAATTCAGAGCAGTTTACACTATGAACCTTGAAACTGAGGAGATGGAACGGCTCACTGGCATTGGCCCCCGCATCATCTCACCTGAGATGGTAGAATCCATTTACAAATACAGCTCTGACCGCAAACAGTTCACGGCCATCCCGTCCAAAACCATGTCCATGAGCGTTGATGCCTTCACCATCCCTGGCCATTTTTGGCAAAAGCGCCCAGGAACTCCCAAAAAGCTTGGTACCCccaaataa